ATCCTCCGTCTGCTTCCCCTGCCACTCTCCCCACACGTGGATATCTAGCGGGCTCAGTTGCACGACGCCGAAGATGACCGCCAGGTCGTGGATCAGGCAGTGCAGGCTCCACGGGTTGTCTATCGCGCCGAGCGCCTCGTTGACCGGGAAGCGCATGACCGCCGTGGACAGGCGGGCGTTCTTCGCGTGGTCCACCATGTTCTGGTCGAACGTGACGAGGATGACCTCTGCCGAATGGCTTTCCTGGAAGTCGGCGTACGACGCGGCCATGTCCCTGTCCACGCGCTCTTTGTCTTTGGCAAGGTCTCGCCCGGAAACCTCGAGCGCGCCGAGATCCTTCGTGAGGAAGTCTATCTCGTTCTGTGCCAGCTTCGCCTTCCGAGTGGACAGCTTGTTCGTGCGACCCAACCTTCGGACGAGGCCGCGCGCCCTTGCCCTGCTTGAAAGAGCCTCGACCTCATCGGGTTTGTAGCGGTAGCCTATCCTCCTGTCCACCTCCTTGCGCACGAGCTCGCTGACGACGAGCTCCAGGCAATCGGGGTTGATCTCCTCGTGACCCACGTACGGGAAGTGGCGGGAGAATATGCGCGAGTACGCGACGTTCGTGTCGATTCCGATGTAGACGGGCTTCCTAGGTCTCGACGGTCCCGTCATTCTCGCCCTGATGTGGTGTATCTGTTCCACGAAGTCGTCCCACTCCCGTGGTCTCAGTGCGCCGGAGCTGAGGAAACAGTCCTTGAAGTCGAACCACTCGGGCGCCTCCCAGTCCAGGCGACCCAGTCCATGGACGACCTTGTCTCGCTCCTCCCTGAACTCGCGCCCACTCACGATCTTGGAGATGCGCATCTTCTCGTCTACCGTGAACAGATCGAGCCCGTAGAAGGGCTCCTTGATGCGGAGGATCTTCCTGCCGTACCTGAAGGCCTTGTTCAGCAGGAGGATGAGGTAGTCCTTGGGCAGTATGAACTCAGTCATCGCCCTTCCTCACGAAGTCCCTCCAGTCGTGGAGGAAGTAAGGTATCATCGGGTACGGGCGGTTCGCGTGCCTCAGGTCGCGCAGGAACAGGTAGAACACGTGGTCGGCGCCGTGATTGAGCGCGGACGTGTAGGCGGGTAGCGCGAGCGCCTTTCTGGCGGGAGTGATGTCCAGGGCGACCTCGTTCCCTTTCTTCTTCTCCTCCTTTATGATCTCCGCCACCTTTTCGGCGACGCGGTTGATGAAGTCCGTCTCTGGGACGACATGAACGAGGACCTCGGGTTCGACGCCGTAGGTGCGCAGGAGCTCTTCGGCGGGCCCCGAGCATTCGTGCGCGTCCTCCTTGAGCCGCGCGTGGTGCAGGATGATGAGCTTCTCCGGCAGGTAGTCGTGGTCCTCTATGGAGGCCCACAGGCTGTTCACGAGCGCCCAGCTGCGCCGACCGCAGAGCGTGATGTACGTCCTCATTTCCGTGTGCGGTGAAGAGACTAGGGAAATAAGAAGCTTGGGTTTCCAGAAACGCATAAATACGCCCCCCGGCTTACCCGCCAAAGGGGAGTGACATGGGTTTTGAGCCAAAGGATCCGAAGGAGTTCGATTTCAAGGACATAATCTACGAGAAGAAGGACTGGGTAGCGACCGTAACGATCAACAGGCCGAAGGTGTACAACGCCTACAGCATCCTCGCGCTGCGCGAGATGGCGGCCGCCTTCAAGGACGCCTCGTGGGACGACTCGGTAGCCGTCATCGTCATGACCGGTGCGGGCGACAGGGCGTTCTGCACGGGCGGGGACGTGAAGGAGTACGCGGATAACTACACCGCTCGGCCGCGTGATTTCTGGAAATGGATGGGCGACTACAATCATGCTCACGACATGCTTCGCAACTGCGGGAAGCCCACGATCGCAAGAGTCAACGGCGTCGTCGCGGGCGGCGGGAACGAGTTCCACATGAGCTGCGATCTGTCCATTGCGGTAGAACACGCGGAGATAATGCAAGTGGGCACGCGGGTCGGGAGCGTCGCGGCGGGAGGTGCGACGCAGTTCCTGCCGATTATGGTGGGAGACCGGCGGGCCCGCGAGATCCTCTACCTGTGCGAGAGGATCCCCGCCAAGAAGGCGATGGACTGGGGACTCGTGAACCTCGTGGTTCCGTCGCTCAAGGACTCTAGCGGGAACTTCGCGTCCTTCGACGACCCAAAGGAGATAAAGGGAGCGCTGAAGTCAGGCGATTACACGGTGGACCTGTCCAAGCTGGACGAGGCCGTGGCCGAGTGGGTCGAGAAGCTCGTGGACAAGTTCCCCGAGTGCATGAGATACACGAAGCAGCAGACGAACTTCTGGAAGGACCTCGCCTGGTACAATACAATCGGCCATGCACGTGATTGGCTGTCCGTGCACTTCGCCTCGTACGAGACGTGGGAGGGCATGAAGGCGTTCGTGGAGAAGCGCGAGACGGGATACC
This DNA window, taken from Candidatus Thermoplasmatota archaeon, encodes the following:
- a CDS encoding enoyl-CoA hydratase/isomerase family protein, which produces MGFEPKDPKEFDFKDIIYEKKDWVATVTINRPKVYNAYSILALREMAAAFKDASWDDSVAVIVMTGAGDRAFCTGGDVKEYADNYTARPRDFWKWMGDYNHAHDMLRNCGKPTIARVNGVVAGGGNEFHMSCDLSIAVEHAEIMQVGTRVGSVAAGGATQFLPIMVGDRRAREILYLCERIPAKKAMDWGLVNLVVPSLKDSSGNFASFDDPKEIKGALKSGDYTVDLSKLDEAVAEWVEKLVDKFPECMRYTKQQTNFWKDLAWYNTIGHARDWLSVHFASYETWEGMKAFVEKRETGYRKLRKLAAEGKSSEFVWGPYTQECTKCGSKGIPENFDFCGKCGEKFE